A single Agrobacterium vitis DNA region contains:
- a CDS encoding DUF1127 domain-containing protein: MNVARSFNNWRKYRQTVTELGRMSSRELQDLGINRADIHSVARQSVAR; encoded by the coding sequence ATGAACGTAGCACGCTCCTTCAACAACTGGCGCAAGTACCGTCAGACCGTTACCGAACTTGGCCGCATGAGCTCGCGTGAGCTGCAGGACCTCGGCATCAATCGTGCCGACATCCACAGCGTTGCCCGCCAGTCGGTCGCTCGCTAA
- the dinB gene encoding DNA polymerase IV, which produces MPVYRLGTDGKGGVQPVRKIVHVDMDAFYASVEQRDNPELRGKPLAVGGSAARGVVAAASYEARVFGVHSAMPSVTAKRKCPDLIFVPPRFDVYKAVSQQIREIFAEYTPLIEPLSLDEAYLDVTENLKGMEIATEIALEIRAKIKEVTGLNASAGISYNKFLAKMASDLNKPNGQAVITPKNGPGFVEALPVKKFHGVGPATAERMKRHGIETGLDLKSKSLAFLQQNFGKSGPYFYGIARGVDERRVRPDRIRKSVGAEDTFVEDIDDLDLAKAELRPLAEKVWRYCEAHDITGKTITVKIKYSDFSQATRSQTVSGAVSGIDQMLEIAEYLLASVFPFKRPVRLLGITLSSLNTEESGQEPQLALGL; this is translated from the coding sequence ATGCCGGTTTACCGTCTGGGAACTGACGGAAAGGGTGGCGTGCAACCCGTGCGCAAAATCGTCCATGTCGATATGGATGCCTTTTATGCCTCGGTCGAGCAACGTGACAATCCGGAGCTGCGCGGAAAGCCATTGGCCGTCGGTGGATCCGCGGCACGTGGCGTTGTGGCGGCCGCAAGTTACGAGGCCCGTGTCTTCGGCGTGCATTCGGCCATGCCGTCGGTGACCGCCAAGCGCAAATGTCCGGACCTGATCTTTGTGCCTCCACGGTTCGACGTCTATAAGGCGGTTTCCCAGCAAATCCGCGAAATCTTCGCCGAATACACGCCGCTGATCGAGCCACTGTCACTCGACGAGGCCTATCTCGATGTCACGGAGAACTTGAAGGGCATGGAAATCGCCACCGAGATCGCGCTGGAGATCCGCGCCAAGATCAAAGAGGTCACCGGTCTCAATGCCTCGGCCGGCATTTCCTACAACAAGTTCCTCGCGAAAATGGCAAGCGATCTGAACAAGCCGAATGGACAAGCGGTCATCACCCCGAAGAACGGACCAGGTTTCGTCGAGGCCCTGCCCGTGAAGAAGTTCCATGGGGTCGGGCCGGCCACCGCCGAGCGGATGAAACGGCATGGGATAGAGACCGGCCTTGATCTCAAGTCGAAGTCCCTCGCGTTCCTTCAGCAGAATTTCGGGAAGTCCGGTCCTTATTTCTACGGCATTGCCCGTGGGGTCGATGAACGCCGGGTGAGACCCGATCGCATTCGAAAGTCTGTTGGCGCCGAGGACACGTTCGTTGAGGACATCGACGATCTCGATCTGGCCAAAGCCGAGTTGCGGCCGTTGGCCGAGAAGGTCTGGCGCTATTGCGAGGCGCACGACATCACGGGAAAGACGATCACCGTCAAAATCAAGTATTCGGATTTCAGCCAGGCGACACGCAGCCAGACAGTGTCGGGAGCCGTCTCGGGCATCGACCAGATGCTGGAAATTGCGGAGTACCTCCTTGCCTCGGTGTTCCCGTTCAAACGTCCAGTGCGGCTCCTGGGGATCACCCTGTCGTCCCTTAACACGGAAGAAAGCGGGCAAGAACCGCAGCTAGCTCTCGGGCTCTGA
- a CDS encoding oxidoreductase: MKIWFITGASRGFGALITTRALAQGDAVVATARNPKAITERFGEHPNLLPVALDVTDDKQATAAVKVAIDRFGQIDILLNNAGFGLMGAVEEATVSEIEAVYRTNVFGLLNVTRAVLPSMRRARSGRILNISSIGGYRGAAGFGVYSSTKFAVEGLSEALHDELAPLGIHVTVVEPGYFRTDFLDSSSLSVSGNIIGDYSETAGKVRTIAAGVSHNQPGDPQKLAEVLIAFTDAPNPPVRLPLGSDTVAAIEKKHAHDAAILSEWRTVSVSTDFAVG; this comes from the coding sequence ATGAAAATTTGGTTCATCACCGGCGCCTCACGCGGCTTTGGCGCCCTCATCACGACGCGTGCTCTTGCACAGGGCGACGCCGTCGTCGCCACCGCCCGCAATCCAAAGGCGATCACCGAGCGGTTCGGCGAACACCCCAACCTGCTTCCGGTCGCCCTCGACGTGACCGACGACAAACAGGCGACTGCAGCGGTGAAAGTCGCGATCGATCGCTTCGGCCAGATCGATATCCTGCTTAACAACGCAGGTTTCGGATTGATGGGGGCTGTCGAGGAGGCGACGGTATCCGAAATCGAGGCTGTCTATCGCACCAATGTCTTTGGTCTCCTCAATGTGACCCGGGCCGTTCTGCCCTCGATGCGCCGGGCGCGTTCCGGCCGCATCCTGAATATCTCATCGATCGGAGGCTATCGCGGCGCCGCTGGCTTCGGTGTCTACTCCTCGACGAAATTTGCCGTCGAGGGCCTGAGCGAAGCCCTTCATGACGAACTCGCGCCACTTGGCATCCACGTCACCGTCGTAGAGCCGGGCTATTTCCGCACCGACTTCCTCGATAGCTCTTCCTTGTCGGTAAGCGGCAATATCATCGGCGATTACTCAGAAACTGCCGGCAAGGTGCGCACGATAGCAGCCGGCGTCAGCCATAACCAACCCGGCGATCCACAAAAGCTGGCAGAGGTCCTGATCGCCTTCACTGACGCCCCCAATCCGCCGGTGCGCCTGCCGCTCGGTAGCGACACGGTCGCCGCGATCGAGAAAAAGCACGCGCATGACGCCGCCATCCTCTCAGAATGGCGCACCGTCTCGGTGTCGACCGACTTCGCCGTTGGCTAA
- a CDS encoding VOC family protein: MADFIPPARNTASPFSDMRGHHVAVRTPDLETAKRWYVEKLDFRVVAEWDYADEQLAYLAPATDDHFYVEILGGGDPAPAEVRPYTDLGDSLKYAGYHHFCLNVASVDATVEELRARGVTIVTEPFELLAINRRLAFFCDPFGNLIELAEVLP; encoded by the coding sequence ATGGCCGACTTCATTCCTCCCGCCCGCAACACGGCATCGCCCTTCTCTGACATGCGCGGACATCACGTTGCCGTTCGCACGCCGGACCTCGAAACCGCCAAACGCTGGTATGTCGAGAAACTCGACTTTCGCGTCGTTGCCGAGTGGGACTATGCCGACGAGCAGCTTGCCTATCTCGCACCTGCCACCGACGACCATTTCTATGTGGAAATCCTGGGTGGCGGCGATCCGGCGCCGGCGGAGGTCCGCCCTTATACCGATCTCGGCGACAGTCTCAAATATGCGGGCTACCACCATTTCTGCCTGAATGTCGCAAGCGTTGACGCCACCGTCGAAGAACTGCGTGCGCGCGGCGTCACTATCGTCACCGAGCCGTTCGAGCTATTGGCGATCAACCGCCGCCTCGCCTTCTTCTGCGATCCCTTCGGCAATCTGATCGAGCTGGCAGAAGTCCTGCCGTGA
- a CDS encoding LysR family transcriptional regulator: MRSTDLSELAAFDAVARHRNFRRAGEERGVTASAISHAVGNLEARVGIRLLNRTTRSVSLTDAGAMLLAQLSPAFGEIGSALDALNQFRDTPFGKVRINAPNSVAPFVFRSVIGPLIAENPGLQLEIVATDRLVDIVEEGFDAGIRLGESLRDGMTAVKIKPRLRFAVVGSTSYFERHPLPKTPDDLRDHVCIRNIYPSGKPYAWEFSRAGKIIEFEPTGSLSLDDHELMVEAALSGVGLAYVWEERARPYIENGSLVECLASWSAPEDWLYLYYPTRKYLSAGLRAVIDALRV, encoded by the coding sequence ATGCGCAGCACGGATCTTTCGGAATTGGCGGCATTCGATGCGGTTGCCCGTCACCGCAACTTTCGCCGGGCCGGCGAAGAGCGCGGGGTGACCGCTTCGGCGATTAGCCATGCGGTGGGCAATCTTGAGGCACGCGTCGGTATCCGTCTGCTCAACCGGACAACCCGCAGCGTGTCGCTGACCGATGCCGGTGCTATGCTGCTTGCGCAACTGTCGCCCGCCTTCGGCGAGATCGGCTCGGCGCTCGATGCCCTCAACCAGTTTCGGGACACACCGTTCGGCAAGGTTCGGATCAACGCGCCCAATTCGGTCGCGCCGTTCGTCTTCCGATCGGTCATCGGCCCGCTGATCGCAGAAAATCCTGGTCTCCAGTTGGAAATCGTCGCCACCGATCGGCTTGTCGACATTGTGGAGGAGGGGTTCGATGCTGGCATCCGTCTCGGCGAAAGCCTGCGCGATGGCATGACGGCTGTGAAGATCAAGCCCCGGCTGCGGTTTGCCGTCGTGGGCTCAACAAGCTATTTCGAGCGTCATCCGCTCCCCAAAACCCCGGATGATCTGCGTGACCATGTCTGTATCCGCAACATCTATCCAAGCGGCAAGCCATACGCCTGGGAGTTCAGTCGTGCAGGCAAGATCATCGAATTCGAGCCTACCGGTTCTCTGTCGCTCGATGACCATGAGCTGATGGTCGAGGCAGCGCTTTCGGGCGTGGGGCTGGCTTATGTCTGGGAGGAGCGGGCGCGTCCCTATATCGAGAATGGCAGCCTTGTCGAATGCCTGGCATCCTGGAGTGCGCCCGAGGACTGGCTTTATCTCTATTACCCGACGCGGAAATACCTGTCGGCCGGCCTGCGCGCCGTCATCGATGCGCTGCGTGTATGA
- a CDS encoding SOS response-associated peptidase → MCNLYNVTTTRDAVLQFTKAFRDRAGWNEASFDVYPGYQAPIVRVAEDGQREIARATWGMPSPPAFVKNYDPGVTNIRNVSSPHWRRWLGPTSRCVVPFTSFAEPDPASKIEGGRVPNAWFAGNEDRPLMFFAGFWTPWKGVRKVRDGEQEYELFGFLTTSPNEIVSPIHQKAMPSILTTPEEVETWLTAPWDEARHLQRPLPGNMLVIVPPQAKPKPDEEGLLL, encoded by the coding sequence GTGTGCAATCTCTATAATGTGACGACCACGCGCGACGCGGTTCTACAATTTACAAAGGCGTTCCGGGATCGAGCCGGCTGGAATGAAGCCTCCTTCGATGTTTATCCAGGCTATCAGGCGCCGATTGTCCGCGTTGCCGAGGACGGACAGCGCGAGATTGCCCGGGCGACTTGGGGAATGCCGTCGCCGCCGGCCTTTGTGAAGAATTACGACCCCGGCGTCACCAATATTCGCAATGTGAGTTCGCCGCACTGGCGGCGGTGGCTCGGCCCAACCAGCCGCTGCGTCGTGCCGTTCACCTCCTTTGCCGAACCGGATCCAGCCAGCAAGATTGAGGGCGGGCGCGTGCCGAACGCCTGGTTCGCCGGCAATGAAGATCGGCCGCTGATGTTTTTCGCGGGCTTCTGGACGCCCTGGAAAGGCGTACGGAAGGTCAGGGATGGCGAGCAGGAATACGAGCTGTTTGGATTTCTGACGACCTCGCCCAACGAGATTGTCTCGCCGATTCATCAAAAGGCTATGCCGTCCATCCTGACTACGCCTGAAGAAGTCGAGACCTGGCTGACAGCACCGTGGGATGAAGCCCGCCACCTACAGCGTCCGCTCCCGGGCAACATGCTGGTGATCGTGCCGCCACAGGCCAAACCGAAGCCGGACGAGGAAGGTCTGTTGCTTTGA
- a CDS encoding 3'-5' exonuclease has protein sequence MAEQFDMFSEEVSRDRVVKRDISKHAKPEQPTVSMSEEEMVQHLSQTGRYRILTKLVPRTIAPFPRPEYSLKGIILDTETTGLNARKDEIIEIGVIAFTFDATGSIGDVTGIYGGLQQPTISVPAEITRLTGITNDMVTGQSVDMTALQALIEPADLVIAHNAGFDRPFCEAFSDLFSGKAWACSNSEIDWSSRGYEGTKLGYLIGQAGYFHDGHRAVDDCFALLEVLAREADGSASTAFAELYEASQRSRVRIFAENSPFDMKDHLKARGYRWSDGSDGRPKSWWIEVGEEALDDELRYLRAEIYRYPDADPPIKRLTAFDRFRA, from the coding sequence ATGGCAGAACAATTCGATATGTTTTCGGAAGAGGTTTCGCGCGACCGGGTGGTCAAGCGTGACATTTCCAAACACGCCAAGCCCGAACAACCTACCGTCTCCATGAGTGAAGAGGAGATGGTCCAGCATCTCTCACAGACGGGCCGCTACCGCATCCTCACGAAACTCGTGCCGCGGACGATTGCGCCATTCCCGCGTCCGGAATACTCCCTCAAGGGCATCATTCTCGACACCGAGACCACGGGCCTCAATGCGCGCAAGGATGAGATCATCGAGATTGGCGTGATCGCTTTCACCTTCGATGCGACAGGTAGCATTGGTGACGTGACCGGCATCTATGGTGGGCTTCAGCAGCCGACCATCTCCGTTCCCGCCGAAATCACCAGGCTCACCGGGATCACCAATGATATGGTAACCGGGCAGTCAGTCGATATGACTGCGTTGCAGGCGCTGATCGAACCAGCGGATCTGGTGATCGCCCACAATGCCGGTTTCGACCGGCCATTCTGCGAGGCGTTTTCTGATCTGTTCTCCGGTAAGGCCTGGGCCTGCTCCAACTCCGAGATCGACTGGTCGTCGAGGGGATATGAAGGGACCAAGCTCGGCTACCTGATCGGGCAGGCGGGCTACTTCCATGATGGTCATCGCGCGGTCGATGACTGTTTCGCGCTCCTGGAGGTCCTCGCCCGAGAGGCTGATGGATCGGCTTCCACCGCGTTCGCGGAACTCTACGAAGCAAGCCAACGGTCGCGTGTCCGGATATTTGCTGAGAACAGCCCCTTCGACATGAAGGACCACCTGAAGGCGCGAGGCTATCGCTGGTCGGATGGAAGCGACGGCCGTCCCAAATCCTGGTGGATCGAGGTTGGGGAAGAAGCGCTCGATGATGAGCTTCGCTATCTCAGGGCTGAAATCTACCGTTATCCAGACGCAGATCCTCCAATCAAACGCCTCACTGCCTTCGACCGGTTCCGGGCCTGA